Within Sphingobium sp. EP60837, the genomic segment CGCACCGTTTTGCCCGGCGCAGGCCGGTACCGCGACAATTGGCCGCACCTGGCCGATCGCCGAGCCCGATGCCATGGCGGAGATCGAGGCGCGAACTGCAAAGCAGCCAGTCGAAATCGCAAGGAATTTCGGGCCGCGCGCCAATTGGTCGGCGATGCAGGCGGCCGCGCTCCGCGTCGCGACCCAGGCGCGCACCCGCAGCGTCGTGCCCTTCTACACGCTCGATTTCGACATCAAGCTGCCGGACGGCACGCTGCTCTACCCCAAGGGCTACACCTTCAATCCGCTGACCTATGTGTCGCTGCCCCAGCGCCTGGTGATCGTGCACCCGCGAGACCTCAGCTGGGCGATTCGCACCGCGCGCCCGGGGGACTTCATCCTGCTGACCGCTGGCGACGCGCTATCGCTGGGGGAAAGGGTCGGTCGTCCGCTCTTCATCCTGGAGGAACGGGTGAAGGAGCGCCTCGGTCTTACCGTCGCGCCGGTCATCGTTGAGCAGAAGGGCCAAAGGCTGATGCTCACCGAAGTCGATCTTGGCGCTCGGCCTCTTGGGAATGGAGCGGCGCGATGACCGATGCTATCGATCCCATCGCCCGCATCTCAGGCCAGGCCCAGCAGGGCGTGGATCTTAGCGACCGGCAGGAAGAGCCGCAACGGGAAGTCCGGGAGCGGCTGAAACCCATAGCGCATATAGAGTTGCTTGCGCCGCTCCACCAAGTCCTGGTCGCCACAGTTGAGAATGTCGAGCAAGACGATGGCGATCCCGACATCCCTTGCGGCCCGTCCTATGCGCTTGAGCGCATCGGCGAGGAGAAGGCTTCCAAGTCCCCTGCCCTGGAACCGGGCATCGACGCCGATCATCGATATGAACGCGGCGGGTATTTGGCCATGACCCGGTCTGTTGCGCACGTAGCTGGCGGGCAGATGGGAGAAATCCACGCTGTGCGCGTTCAGGGTGTAGAATCCCATAAGCACCTGGTCTGGAGACAGAAGGACAAAGGCCCGTACATTGTCCGCCCGATCGAGTTTGCTCGCTGTCTTGCGCAGATAATTGTCGACCTGGGCGATACCGGACATGAAGGCTGCCCGCTCGTGCCGCGCGGTATCAAGCGGCTCGATGATCATCGCTTTGTCGCTCACGCAAAGTCGCTCTTACCGGTTTTCGATCATCTCGTCATGCCGCGCAAAAGCCTCGCGCAGCGCTTCGGTGGGCGGGCCAGGATTATCCAGCGCATTGAGGATCGCGTCATAATCCTTGCGGCTCACAATCGTCCGCTCGTGCGTCTGGATCGTCTCCAACGCCGCCTTGTAGGCGGCATTCATCACGAAGGCGGAATCATCGAGGCCGCACCATGCCGCCGCCCGCTGAATGGCCTGTTTGATGTGCGGCTTTGTGCGAAAATTCATGCGTACCGTGCTGCGCTCATTGATCGCACCTGCCGCGTCGTCAAACGCTTGCATCGTCTAAGCCTCTTCGTTGGAATTCGTGATCTGATGTACGCCTTTCAGGCGCACATTTCAAGGCTGACCTATGTGACCCAGGCGCCCCAACTTAAACAGGCGTCATTTTTGGGCATCCTGGTCCTGTCGGCTATGGTGGCGACGCCCGCCCATGCATCAAAATGCGAGGCTGGCACCATCTTCAACCCCATCACCAAGGTCCGCTGGACCTGCATCTTCCCGATCACGATCGGCGGGGTGAAGGTCGGGAGCTTCGACAGCCTGTCCAAGGAACTGGATGCCCAATCTGCCAGCAAGCCGCTTTGTGCGTGCCGCAAGGGGGTGAGCTTCTGGTTCGGGGTCAAGGTCAGCTTCTGGTCGCCCAATCGCCTGGTCGATGTGGTGACGGAACCGGGATGCATGATGGCGCTGGGCGCTGATCTCATGCCGACCGGCGGAAAGCTTCAGGGCAGCCAGAGCGGAATTGCCGACGGCACCAACAGCCAAAAGATGTTCGCGCAGATGCATTATTATATCGCGCCGGTCTGGAAGATGCTCGACATGTTCACGGACTTGCCCTGCATCGAGGATGATGGGTTCGACGTCGCGCTCATTACCGAGGTGCTGCCTACCTGGCAGTCGGGAACGCTTGGCGCCATCATCCAGCCCGAGGGCATACTCTTTGGCAATCCGGCGGCGGGGCTCGCCTGTATGGCGGACAGCGCGGCGGCCGCTGCCGGCAAGGTCATCGATCCACTCTTCTGGTGCATGGGCAGCTGGGGTTCGACCTATCCGATCGCCGGCGACATCCATTTTGGCGACAGTGTCGAGGCCTGGGCGGGCCTGGCGGCGCGCGGCACTTTCATGATGGGCCGGCTTGGCGCACTCACCACTTCCTCGGCCGACGGCTGTTCGTTCAAGGCGCAGCCAATCTGGACCAAGAGCCGCTACAAGCTCCAGATCATGGAGCCGGTCAAGGGCGGCAAGTGCGTCAATATCGGCCGTCCCGGCGCGCTCTGGTCGTCGGCCAAGCACGCACCCGGTAAAGACAATGCCCAGTTCATGCTGTTCGAAAAGGTGATCTGCTGCGCGGGGATTGGGGCGCCATGAGCAGATCACCCTCCCCAAGCACCGCGCGCGGCCGACAGGTCTCCGGGTCTTCCCGCCAAAGCCCCCAAGGCCGACAGGACGCGCATGGTGTCGGAGCGGCGCCGACGCCCCCAGACGGCGCCGCTCCATCCCCGGTCAGCGCGGCCGTAACCCCTATAAGCCAGGGCGGCCCCTCTCCCCGCCTGCCGCTTACGGCTGCGCTGACCATCTTTGAGGGCCAGGCCGCTTTCCGCTTTCTTTCGGGAGGGCTTTTCCGGTTTCGGGCGGGGAGCCGGAGCGCACAGGGAGAAGAGGCATGAGGGTCCATCCTGGCTATTTTCTCGCCGCTTTGGCGACGCCCTTCTGCCTCCAGACCGCTGCCTTGGCACAGGGCGAGCACGCCAACGCCAAGGAGCGCGCGCGCGCCGCTGCCGCGGCCTCGCGGGGCAGGAGCGGATCAAGTGATGCCCTGCAATCCAACTATGTGACGCCTGGCTTAAGCGGCCAGACCATCACCACGGTCGATGGGAAGAACGGGTTCACCGCTTCCTTAAGCTGCCAGAAGACATCGACTTTGCTAGAACTGCTCGTGCAACCGGGCAGCACCGGCGACCTGACGCAAGTCCGCATCTCGCATGATCGCGATTTTGACGGCGCGTTCGACAGACAAACCGTGCTCCCGGTGCCTGTATCGGGCGTTTGCGCCAATGGTGTGATCGCCTGCAATCCAGGCACTTGGGAGGGCTGCCGCTATTATGGTTGGGCGGTCGATGGCTCGCTTAATATCAACCTCGCGCAAACGCAGATGACGAGCCTTTCGGGCTGCTACTGCCTTAATAACAGCTGTGGATCAAACCTCGCAGCGGGTAATATGAGCGAGGTCCTCAAGGACCTGGGCGGAGGCGTCATCGGCGCGCTGACGACCGCCGATCCGCGCATCGGCGTCGCGCAGGCTTCGATCGACGGCCCACTCATTCGCTACACGGGCGCACAGACGACCTCCTGTACCTCCAATCCCCAGGTTTCAGCGACGGGCTATCGCGCCAATCCGACTGCAATACAGGGCGACGCTTATTCTGCCTCCCAGGAAAGCAGCATTTTTCAGGCGCTGTCCAGCTCGGCGGCCGGCACCGGCAAGACGCAACAGATCCGCAGTTGTACGATCGAGCGCGAGATTTCCGTCAAGTCATGGGACTTTGATGACATTCTGACAGTGAAGGGTTCGATCGCGCGGGTCACCAGCTGCGGGACAGACTGCCGGCGCTATGAGATCCGAGGCGCTGGCACATGTGGCAGTATGCCCCCCATCTATAATGCGACGTTCGAGCCGGCGGCACCAAAGCGGATCGTTTCAGCGCGCATCGTCGAAATGGGCGCGGACGACTGGGTCCAGGCAAGGGTCAATGGACAGATCGTCGGCTATGCGGGCAAGCGCCCGTGGCTGGGCGAGCCCTTGCCCTCAGGCGATTGCCGGATCAGCGACGATCCTTGGGTTAACAGGAACGCGATCGACATCACCGATCGGCTCCGCGCCGGCCCGACGGTAGTCGGCGCGCGCGTCCGGGGCGGCGGCGGCGGGAATTGGGGCTATGTCACGCTCGAGGTCAAGGTCGACACGCGTTGTGAAACAACCGAGCGGCTGGTCGACCTGTGCGCCGGTTATGGCGCCGATCCGGCATGCACGCTGCGCGACGAAACGGTCGACGATGTCGTGACCTTCCGCAATGGCGTAAATACTGGCCTTACCCCGCTCTCCCAGACCCGAATGATCGGCACGGGCGCCTGCGCCATGACCGTCAACCGCGACTTCTTCCTGAGGAGCCGGCGCTATGCCTGCATGATCGACACAGGGAGTGCGGCTTCTCCCGATCTCTCCCGCGCCGCCTATATCATCGACCATTCGACCGAGACGGTCTTGCGCGACAAGATCGGCACAGCGGACGGCGGAAGCGTTGAGACGTCCCGGCCCTTCTCGCTCCCGGCACAGGATGCGGTCGCCGCCTGCGAACCTATCTGCAAGACGCGAAAGGCCCGGACCAACAGCGATGCCGCGCTTGCAGGCGTAGTGGGGGAGCTGCAGAACGCCGCGCAAGGCTGGGACAGCTATTATCATGTCTGCACGCCCGACACTGTCTGTCCGGCAGGTGATGGCGAGGAGATCGTTTCGGCGTGCGGCTGCCTCGATGATTTTCCCGAGGCCGTCACGATGATGCAGACGGTGCGGCTCGCGGGCGCAGATCTCGTCTGCACAGCGAGCGCGCCATGACGCCCCGCTCGTCCCTCGCTGCTCTGGCGGTGCTGCTCCTTGCCACCTGCGGCCAACCGCAAGCGGCCGTGGCCCAGCAATGGCTATGTGCGGCTGATCTAAACGGCAACGGCGACGCCGCCGATGAAGGCGAGATTGCGAGCTGCACGGCTACGCAGGGGGGCGGACATCTGTGTCCGATCGATGAAAGTGCCTGCACGCTCAACGGTGCTAGCCAGTATAGCTGTCCGCTTGGGAGCCGATATACTTGCGGCTCGTCCGATGGTGTCTCACCGCCGAGCTGCTCACCCCATAGCTGCATCGACACCAGCGCCAACCCGCTCGAAGAGGAAGCAGTGGTCGATGACCCCGGCACGGTTGCCGATGGGGAGGTCGATGCCGACGGCAATTGCCTCGGCACGATCGAAATATTCGGCGGGCGCAAGCTTCGCTGCCGTCCGCCGGGCCTTAGCGTCACCTTCCAGAATTGCTGCAAGGACAAGGACAAGATCGTGAAGGACGGCATGGGCTCGTCGATCAGTTCGATCGGGACCAAGATCGCCGTCGCCAAGGGCGTATTCACCGGCATGAAGGCTGCCTACACCGCCTTCAAGGCAGGCGCGACCGCGAGTCAGGCTGCAAGCGCAGGCGCAAACGCGCTCATCGTCGGCATCGACCCCACGTCGATCGCCATCAGCCTTGCGATCAATTTCATGGTCGAGGTGCTGCTCCAGGGCTGCGACAGCCAAGATATGGAAGCCGGCATGTTGCGCGGTTCGGGCATGTGCCACGAGGTTGGCACCTATTGCTCGTCCAAGATCCTCGGGATCTGCGTGCAGAAGGCCAGGAGCCAATGCTGCTTCAACAGCAAGCTTGGCCGCATCATCCAGGAACAGGGCCGCCCGCAGCTCAAATCGTTCAATGCCATTGGCTGGGGCGAGGTCAAATCACCCAACTGCCGTGGGTTCACGCCCGAGGAGTTCCAGGCGCTCGACTTCAGTAAGATGGACCTCTTCGAATATTATAGCGAGATCGAAGCCCGATCGGCCGATCTCATCCAATCCGACATGGAGGAGCGCGTCGATGCCTATCTCAACGCCGTCCAACCCTAGGATCGCGGTGGCCCTGCTACTGGGAGGATGCTGCGCGCCGGCAGTGGCGGGGTCCGCAGGGCAAATGTCCCCACCGGGCACAAAGCCATCCATCTCCGCGACATCGGGCGCTGCGGCAATGGAGGCGCTGGCAAAGGCGCGCGCACGCGCGAAGCCCGGCAGGGAGGCGAGCGGGCAGACGCCCACACCAGCGCTCCCTGCGCCATCCGAAAAGCTGCGCAAACGTGCGTTCGAGGCCATGCGATCGCGAAAAGCCGATCCTCGTCCAGAGGAGCGGGCGCGCGCGGCGCGACAAGCGGGCGAAGCGCAGCTCGCGCGGGATCGTGATGAGATGAGCCGGCGGCTCGCTGAGGCTTTGGGGCTCGAGGCGCCCGCGACTATGGCCGTGGCCCAGGCAGTGACGCGGGCGCCCGCCCACGCCTGGGTGCCCGTCCTGTTCGTCTCCTCATCCATGCCCATCGCTACGCTGCGGACCTATGCCGGGCAGCTTGAACGCGCCCGGGGCGTGTTGGCGTTCCGGGGGATGCCTGGCGGCCTCACCAGGGTCGGGCCGATGGCGAAGCTCTCCGCGCAAATCCTGCGGCTCGATCCAGGCTGCGAAGGCCCGGCCTGCACGATGCGCGACGTTCAGCTCATTATCGATCCGATCCTATTCCGCCAGCATGGCATCGCGCGCGTGCCTGCGCTGGGGCTTCTGCCCGGAGATCCCACCAAGCCTTATTGCGAGCGAGAGGAGCAAGGGCCTGCATCAACCAAGGCCAGCCACCTCGTTTATGGCGACGCCGCGCTCTTCGGGATGCTCGAAACCTATGCCCGCCTCGGCGGAAAAGAGGAGGTGCGCGATGCTCAGACTCGCCTGGAACGCCGGTAGGTTCGTCTGGCCCAAAGTCCGTGACCTTCCTCGCCAGGCTGCGGGCGCCCTTCAATCACCGGACACCGCCCAGCCCTTCCTCCAGAGTCCGCTGGCTAAAACCCTCATCATCGTAAGCGCGATCGCGCTGTTCGTCTGGTGGGCGCTGCCCCAGCTCCTATGGGTGCGCAGCCCCTCGATCGACGCCTGGGCGGTGCGCAAGGTCGGCGGCCCGATCAAGCGGCATGACCTCGTCATGTTCGAGCTTAAGCATCCGCTCGCTGGCCCAGCGCCGGTCAATGTCACCAAATATGCGCTCTGCCTTCCTGGAGACTATCTGGCCTCCTACACCATGCATTCCGAACGATATGCCAAGCGCCTCGACGCTGCCTACTTCTGCAACGGCAGTCTCATCGGCGTCAGCAAACCCTATGGCCGCTCCGGGCAGCGCCTGGACTATTTCGGCTGGAAGAACGGGCCGGTGCCAGCGGGCCAGGCCTATATCGGCTCCTCCTACAAGGACGGGTTCGATAGCCGCTATTTTGGGCTCGTGCCCATCTCCGCGCTCACGCGCATGGAGCGCGTGCTGTGATGCCGCGACATCTCGTCGCGCTGGCTCTTGCCACGGCCGTTACCGCTTCGAGCGCCGGACTATGCGCAGATCCCGGTTCCTCGGCGAAGGTGCGGCAAGGCTATTGGTGGTATGAAGCGCCGCCCGCACCGGCAGATGAGAAGGCGGAAGAGGAGGCGGTCGAGAAGCCCACCATTCCTCCCA encodes:
- a CDS encoding type II toxin-antitoxin system TacA family antitoxin — its product is MQAFDDAAGAINERSTVRMNFRTKPHIKQAIQRAAAWCGLDDSAFVMNAAYKAALETIQTHERTIVSRKDYDAILNALDNPGPPTEALREAFARHDEMIENR
- a CDS encoding conjugal transfer protein TraW encodes the protein MFALPLAFAAAAPFCPAQAGTATIGRTWPIAEPDAMAEIEARTAKQPVEIARNFGPRANWSAMQAAALRVATQARTRSVVPFYTLDFDIKLPDGTLLYPKGYTFNPLTYVSLPQRLVIVHPRDLSWAIRTARPGDFILLTAGDALSLGERVGRPLFILEERVKERLGLTVAPVIVEQKGQRLMLTEVDLGARPLGNGAAR
- the traN gene encoding conjugal transfer protein TraN, giving the protein MTPRSSLAALAVLLLATCGQPQAAVAQQWLCAADLNGNGDAADEGEIASCTATQGGGHLCPIDESACTLNGASQYSCPLGSRYTCGSSDGVSPPSCSPHSCIDTSANPLEEEAVVDDPGTVADGEVDADGNCLGTIEIFGGRKLRCRPPGLSVTFQNCCKDKDKIVKDGMGSSISSIGTKIAVAKGVFTGMKAAYTAFKAGATASQAASAGANALIVGIDPTSIAISLAINFMVEVLLQGCDSQDMEAGMLRGSGMCHEVGTYCSSKILGICVQKARSQCCFNSKLGRIIQEQGRPQLKSFNAIGWGEVKSPNCRGFTPEEFQALDFSKMDLFEYYSEIEARSADLIQSDMEERVDAYLNAVQP
- a CDS encoding TraU family protein, which encodes MVATPAHASKCEAGTIFNPITKVRWTCIFPITIGGVKVGSFDSLSKELDAQSASKPLCACRKGVSFWFGVKVSFWSPNRLVDVVTEPGCMMALGADLMPTGGKLQGSQSGIADGTNSQKMFAQMHYYIAPVWKMLDMFTDLPCIEDDGFDVALITEVLPTWQSGTLGAIIQPEGILFGNPAAGLACMADSAAAAAGKVIDPLFWCMGSWGSTYPIAGDIHFGDSVEAWAGLAARGTFMMGRLGALTTSSADGCSFKAQPIWTKSRYKLQIMEPVKGGKCVNIGRPGALWSSAKHAPGKDNAQFMLFEKVICCAGIGAP
- a CDS encoding GNAT family N-acetyltransferase translates to MSDKAMIIEPLDTARHERAAFMSGIAQVDNYLRKTASKLDRADNVRAFVLLSPDQVLMGFYTLNAHSVDFSHLPASYVRNRPGHGQIPAAFISMIGVDARFQGRGLGSLLLADALKRIGRAARDVGIAIVLLDILNCGDQDLVERRKQLYMRYGFQPLPDFPLRLFLPVAKIHALLGLA
- a CDS encoding type-F conjugative transfer system pilin assembly protein TrbC, whose amino-acid sequence is MPISTPSNPRIAVALLLGGCCAPAVAGSAGQMSPPGTKPSISATSGAAAMEALAKARARAKPGREASGQTPTPALPAPSEKLRKRAFEAMRSRKADPRPEERARAARQAGEAQLARDRDEMSRRLAEALGLEAPATMAVAQAVTRAPAHAWVPVLFVSSSMPIATLRTYAGQLERARGVLAFRGMPGGLTRVGPMAKLSAQILRLDPGCEGPACTMRDVQLIIDPILFRQHGIARVPALGLLPGDPTKPYCEREEQGPASTKASHLVYGDAALFGMLETYARLGGKEEVRDAQTRLERR
- a CDS encoding S26 family signal peptidase, coding for MLRLAWNAGRFVWPKVRDLPRQAAGALQSPDTAQPFLQSPLAKTLIIVSAIALFVWWALPQLLWVRSPSIDAWAVRKVGGPIKRHDLVMFELKHPLAGPAPVNVTKYALCLPGDYLASYTMHSERYAKRLDAAYFCNGSLIGVSKPYGRSGQRLDYFGWKNGPVPAGQAYIGSSYKDGFDSRYFGLVPISALTRMERVL